The genomic window GGCCGCGCGGTTCGTCGAGCGGCTCGCGGCGGTCTCGCCCGGCACCGTGCTCGACATCGGCTGTGGGCAGGGGGAGTTGCTGCTGCGGGTGCTGGACGCGGTGCCCGGGGCCAAGGGGGTCGGCATCGACATCGACGGTGCCGAACTGGCCCTCGGCCGGGAGCTCGCCGCCGGGCGCGGGCTCGCCGAACGGGTCGCGTACGTCGAGGAGTCCGCCGTCGGCACCCCGCACGGACCCGCCGACGCGGTGCTCTGCCTCGGCTCGGGCCAGGCGCTGTGCGAAGGGGACTCGTACGACCTGCCCGTCATCCTGCGCGAACTGCGCCGCCTCGTACGGCCCGGCGGGCGGGTGATCCTCGGCGAGGGGTTCTGGCAGCGCACCCCCACCGAGGCGGACCTCGCCGTGATGTGGCCCGGCGCCCACGCCGACGACCACACGCCGCTGGCGACGCTCGTCGACCTGGCGATCGAGGCCGGGTTCCGGCCGCTGTGGACCGAGACGGCGAGCCAGGAGGAGTGGGAGGAGTTCGAGTCCGGCTACCGCCACGACGCCGAACTCTGGCTCGCCACCCACCCCGACCACCCGCAGGCCGACGAACTCCGCACCCGCGTGGACCGGCAGCGCTCCGCCTGGCTGGGCTACCGGACGGTGCTCGGCATCGCGTATCTGACGCTGGTCCCGGTGGGCTGACGGCGTCCGGCGGCGGGGACGGCCCGGGTCACCACAGCCGGCCCGTACGGAGCGCCGACCGGCCGGGGGCCGACAGGTGGAGCACCTGGAACCGTTCGCCCGCCCCGGCCGGAGCCTCCGTCCCGGCCCAGAGGGTGAAGGACAGCAGCTCCCAGTGGCGCGGGTCGACCGCGAGCGCGCTGCACACCACGCCCTCCGCCCCTGCCTCCTCGGCGTGCCGCCGCACCGCCTCGGCGACGGCCTCGCCGGGGGCGATGCCCTCGCCGAGCGGAGTCGTGCGCCGCGTCGCCGTGCGCGGCGCGCGCGGGGCCGCCGGGCCCTCCTCGTAGGCCAGCCCCGCCCAGTGCCGCACGACGGGCCGCCCGAAGTCGTTCACGATGCCCTGGAAACCGGGGCCCCAGAGGAAGGAGTTCATCCCCTCGGGGGTGCTCCACAGGTAGAAGGGCGCGTACTGCTGGACCGGCGAGCCGTCCGCCCGCTCCCGCATCAGATAGGCCTTCAGCCCCAGGCCCGGGAAGTCGTCCAGGAGGTGTCCCCGGGTCGCCACCCGCTCGCGGATGATCCCCATGTCGTAGTCGGCGGGCAGGGTGATCTCGTACTGCATGGCGTGCACGGGACGGTCTCCTCGGACGGTTCGGATCAGCGCGTACGGGGGGCGAGCAGGGCGAGCAGTCCGCGCACGGCGGTGTCGAAGGCGGCGGGGGAGCCCGCGGCGCGGGCCAGGACGTAGCCGCCCTGCACGGTCGCGACGACCGTCGCGGCCAGCTCCTCCGGCCGCAGCGGACCGGACAGCTCGCCGCTGTCCAGGCCCTCCCGGACGACGTCGGCGAGCCTGCCGCGCAGCCAGTCGAGGGTCTCGTCGACCGGCGCCCGCAGCTCCGCGTCGGCGATGACGTCGGGGTCCATCGTCAGCCGTCCCACCGGACACCCGCGCAACACCTCGCGCTCGCGCAGCAGATACGCCTCGATGCGCGCGTACGCCGAGCCCTCGCCGCCCAGGATCCGCTCGGCCGCGGCCCGCAGCTCCCCGGCCGTGCGCCGGATCGCGGCGAGCGCGAGGTCGGGCTTGCCGGTGAAGTGGTGGTACATGCTGCCCTGGCCCGCCCCGGCGGCCTGCTGGATCGCCTTGGGGCTGGTGCCGACGTAGCCGCGCTCCCAGAGGAGTTCGCGGGTCGCCTCGATCAGTCGCTCGGACGTGCTGCTCGCGGTCATACGAGGACTGTACATACCAGTAGGTACAGAGTCGAGGGGAGCAGGGCGTGCGGCGGGGGAGGGGCTTCGGTACTCCCCGTGTCGTACGGGCGGAGCCGCTGGCCGTAGGACGACCCGGAGGGGTCCTCGGGGCGAGTCTCGAAGCATCGACCACACGAGGAGCTGAGCACGATGAACACCCTCGCCCACGCAGGGCCCGGACCCTGGGTCCTCTTCTTCCCGCTCGTCTGGGCGGCGGTGATCGTCACCGCCGTCACCGTCCTGCGCCGCTTCGGCCCGCGCCGGCGCCGCGGCCCCTGGGGCCCGCGCGTCGACGAACGGTCCCCGATCGCGCTCCTCGGGCACCGGTTCGCGGCCGGAGAGATCGACGAGGACGAGTACTGGCGGCGCCTGACCGTCCTGGAGGAGCAGTTCGGCCGCGCCTCCGGCGAGAAGGGGCGGCGGTCATGAGCACCCTGACCCAGGCCGGTACGGCCGCCGCCGCGCGCGTCGTCGACGCGGTCAAGGTGTACGGCGGCGGGGACACCGAGGTCAGGGCCCTGGACGGGGTGAGCGTCGACTTCCCGGCCGGCCGCTTCACCGCGATCATGGGCCCCTCGGGCTCCGGAAAGTCCACCCTGATGCACTGCGCCGCCGGTCTCGACGGCCTGACCTCAGGCTCCGCCCTGATCGGCGACACCGATCTGTCGGCCCTGGACGACCGGCGGCTCACGCTGCTGCGCCGGGAGCGGATCGGCTTCGTCTTCCAGGCCTTCAACCTCCTGCCGACGCTCACCGTCGCCGAGAACATCACCCTGCCCCTGGACCTCGCGGGCACCGCCCCGGACCGGTCCCGGCTCGACGCCCTGATCGACGCCGTCGGACTCCGCGACCGGCTCCACCACCGGCCGGGCGAGCTCTCCGGCGGTCAGCAGCAGCGGGTGGCCGTCGCGCGGGCGTTCGCCGGGAGCCCGGACGTCGTCTTCGCCGACGAGCCCACCGGCAACCTCGACTCCCGTTCCGGCGAGGAGGTGCTGCGGCTGCTCGGCGACACCGTCCGGCGCACCGGCCGGACGGTCGTCATGGTCACCCACGATCCGGTGGCCGCCGCCCACGCCGACGAGGTCGTGTTCCTCGCCGACGGGCGGCTCGTCGACCGGATCGAACGTCCGACTCCCGATGTGGTCCTGGACCGGATGAAGTCCCTCGACCCCCGGGACCGCAGGGGAGCGGCGACATGACCACGCTGCGACTGAGCCTCGCCTCCCTCCGCGCCCACCGGCGCCGCTTCCTGGGCACCTTCGCCGCCGTACTGCTGGGCGTCGCCTTCCTCACCGGCACGCTCGTGATGGGCGACACCCTGCGCGGGAGCTTCGACACCCTCTTCGCCGACGCCAACCGCGGCACGGACGCCGTGGTGCGCAGCGCGGGCGTGGTGACGGTCGCCGGCGAGGCGCAGGGCACCCGCCGGCCCGTCGACGCGGCGCTGGCCGAACGCATCGCCCGGGTGCCCGGGGTCGCCGCCGCCGTTCCCCGCATCGAGGGGGCCGGACAGCTCGTGGGTGCCGACGGCGAGCCGGTCGGCGGCCAGGGGCCACCCACCCTCGCCGGCTACTGGATCCAGGATCCCCGGCTCAATCCGTACGCCCTCGCCGAGGGACGCGCCCCGCAGCGGAGCGGCGAGGTCGTCGTCAACCGCGGCGCGGCGAAGGCCGGTGGGCTGACGCTCGGCTCCACCACGGTCCTGCGCACCCCCGACCCGGTGCGCGTCACCGTCGTCGGCCTCGCCACCTTCGGCGGCGCGGACGGCATGGGCCAGGTCACCTACGCCGGCCTGACCCGTGCGGACGCCGAGAAGTACCTCACGCCGAAGGCCGGCGACGCCTCCGACATCCTCGTCCGGGCCGGCCCCGGGCTCTCCCAGCGGGAGCTCGTCGACGCGCTGACCCCCGTACTCCCCGCGGGAGTCGAGGCCCTCACCGGGCAGCAGGCCACCGAGGAGAGCAACGCCTCGGTCTCCGGCCGCTTCCTCACCCTGTTCACCACCTTCCTGCTGGTGTTCAGCGGAGTCGCCCTGCTGGTCTCGGTGTTCTCCATCCACAACACCTTCGCGATCGTCGTCGCCCAGCGGACCCGGGAGAACGCGCTGCTGCGCGCCCTCGGCGCCGCCCGCCGGCAGGTCCTCGTGATGACCCTCACCGAGGCCGTCGCCGTCGCGGTCCTCGCCTCCGGGGCCGGACTCCTCGGCGGCATCGGCGTGGCGGCCGGGCTCCAGGCGCTCTTCCCGGCGGTCGGCTTCCCCTTCCCCGAAGGAGACCTGGTGGTGAAGGGCCTGTCCCTCGCGCTGCCCTTCGCCGTCGGGCTCGCGGTCTGCGTCGGCTCCGCCCTGCTGCCGGCCGTCCGCGCCGGGCGCACCGCGCCGCTCGCCGCGCTGCGCGAGACGGCCGTGGACCACTCCGCCGCCTCCCGGCCCCGCACCGCCGCGGGCGCCGTACTCCTCGCCCTGGCCGTGGGCCTGGCCCTCGCCGGGGTGCTCGGCCCGCCCTCGCTGTGGCTCGCGGGGACCGGGGCGGTGCTGGCCCTCGTCGCGTTCGTCGTCCTGGGCCCGGCGGCCGCCACGTACGCGGTACGGATCCTCGGCGGTCCGCTGCGCGGCGCCAACCGCCGGATCGCGCGCCGCAACGCCCTGCGCAGCCCCCGGCGCACCGCCGCCACCGCCACCGCGCTCATGATCGGCGTCGCCGTGGTCTCGCTGTTCACGGTCTTCGGGGCCTCGCTCAAGGCGACCATGGACCGGTCGGTCGCGCGCTCCTTCGCCGGGGACGTGGCCGTCAGCGCCCCGTCCTTCGGGGCGGGCGGCAGCGGCCTGAGCCCCCGGCTCGGGCCCGCCGTGGCCGCCTTGCCGGAGGTCGAGACCGCCGTGGGGCTCGGCCGGGGCGTGGCGGAGGTCGACGGCCGGGGCCGGGCCCTGACCGTCACCGACCCGGCGGCCCTGGCCCGCACCTTCGACCTCGGCACGGTCCGGGGCTCCCTGGACGGGCTCGGTACGGACGGCCTCGCCGTGGCGGCCGCCGAGGCCGAGCGGTACGGGCTGGCGCCGGGGCGCACGGCCGTGCTGGCCTTCGCCGACGGCACCCGGCGGACCTTCACCGTCCGGGCCGTGTACCAGCAGTCCGAACTCGCCGGGGACTACGTCCTCACCCGCGCGGCCTGGGCCCCGCACCGCACCCAGGACGCCGACCGGCTGGTGGCCGTCACCTTCCGCGACGGCGTCTCCACGGACTCCGGCAAGGCGGCGGTGGAGCGGGTCGCGGAGCGGTACGGCGACCCGGAGGTGCAGACGAGGGACGCGTACGCGGAGTCGTCGGCGGCCGGCATCGACATGATGCTCACCCTCGTCTACGCGCTGCTCGCGCTCGCGGTGCTGATCGCCCTGCTCGGGATCGCCAACACGCTGACCCTCGCCGTCCACGAGCGCACCCGCGAACTGGGCCTGCTCCGGGCGGTCGGCCAGACCCGCTCCCAACTGCGGGCCATGGTCCGCTGGGAGTCCGTCCTCATCGCCGCCTTCGGCACGGCCGGCGGCCTGCTCCTCGGTGGCTTCCTCGGCTGGGTGCTGGTCCGCGCCTCGGACGGCGCGAGCGACAGCGCCTTCGTCTTCGCGCTCCCGCCGGCGCAGCTCGCGACCGTCGCCGCGGTCGGCCTCGCCGCCGGCGCGACCGCCGCCTGGCGCCCGGCCCGCCGGGCCGTCCGCCTGGACGTCCTGCGGGCGATCGCCACGGAGTGACGGACCGTCGGATCCGGGGTCCTGGGGCCTGGGTCCTGGGTCCTGGATCCGGATCCCGGGGTCACGGCACCAGCGCCGGCGACTGCAGCGGCCCCGCCGTCGTCGCCCCGTACACCACGTGGGAGCGCGGGGTGTCCGCCACCGGCGACGGCGGTGCCTGGAGCGTGAACCAGACGACCTTGCCGGAGTCGCCGTGCGGCCGGACGCCCCAACTCTCGCTCATCGCCTCGATGATGGCGAGGCCGCGGCCCGAGGTGGCGAACTCGTCGTCCGCGCCCGCGGGTTCGCCGAGGTCCGGTATCCGCGGATCGCGGTCGCGGACGGAGACGGTGAGGCGGTCGAGCAGGAGCTCGACCTCTACGGTGCACGTCTTGTCCGGCTGGGCGTGCCGGTGGACATTGGTCAGGAGCTCGGTGACCCCGAGCGCGGCAAGGTCGATCAATGCGTCGAGCTGCCAGTGGCGCAGCTGCGCCGAAACGATTCTGCGGACCTGACCGATCCGCGACGGCAGGGCCTGGAGCTCCACCGTGCAGTACCTGCTGGGCTCGCTGATCACGGCTGCGACTCCCCGAAATAGGTCCGGAAGAAGACGGAGGTTCGGATCTGTCATGCGGTGTAGCAGGACGGTGGGCCGGCTCGCAGCGTCACCGCCGGTAAACCCTCGGTGAGGTGGTTCCAGCCTGGACCAGTGGTGACCGGGTCGCAACTCGCGGCGACTCGCCGCAGGTCAGGGTCGCGAGGAGGACTTCTTGAGGGCTTCGAGGAGCCGTCCGGACGCCGACATGCCGGAGATCCGGTAGCGCGTGCCGTTCACCGTCGCGACCGCCTCGTCCGGCTTCGCGAACCAGGGCCGGCCCGCCCGGACCTTGTCCACCGGCGCGCTGTCGATCTCGCTGCCGTAGCTGGTCAGGAGGGAGAGCCGCCCGTCCTCGATGCGGACCTCGCCCGCGCGGGTCAGCGACCTGGGCCAGCGGTCGATCCGTACCCCCGTCGCCGTGAACTCGGGTTCCGTCATCTCGCTCCGCCCCCTTCGCGCAGGCACTCCCACCCCAGTGTGCCGGGCCGCCGCGCCCCGCACCAGCACGTCTTCCCGAGGGGGTGCCCCGACCCCCTCGGGAGGAGGCCTGCAAGGCACTCCTATGGACCCTCAAAGGGAACGTTTGCCCAGGTGAGAGCGGTATTGTCGGTCAGTGGGGCAAGGTTGCACATCATGAGAAGAGGCGCACATGACCAGCACCGACGACATCGCGCGCAGCGCCATGACCACCATCGACGTCGACCGCAGTGACCCCGGCTACCGGTCCTGGCTCAAGGAGGCCGTGCGCAAGGTCCACGCGGACGCGAACCGCTCGGCCGACACCCACCTGCTGCGCTTCCCGCTCCCGGAGCGCTGGGGCATCGACCTCTACCTCAAGGACGAGTCGACCCACCCCACCGGCAGCCTCAAGCACCGCCTGGCCCGCTCGCTCTTCCTCTACGGCCTGTGCAACGGCTGGATCCGCCCCGGCGCGCCCGTCATCGAGGCCTCCAGCGGCTCGACCGCCGTCTCCGAGGCCTACTTCGCCAAGCTGATCGGCGTCCCCTTCATCGCCGTCATGCCGCGCACCACCAGCCCCGAGAAGTGCCGCCTGATCGAGTTCCACGGCGGGCAGTGCCACTTCGTCGACGACTCGCGGACCATGTACGACGAGGCCGCCGCGCTCGCCGAGCGCACCGGGGGCCACTACATGGACCAGTTCACGTACGCGGAGCGGGCCACCGACTGGCGCGGCAACAACAACATCGCAGAATCGATTTACCAGCAGCTGAAGCTGGAGCGGTACCCGGAGCCCGCGTGGATCGTCGCCACGGCCGGAACCGGCGGCACCTCCGCGACCATCGCCCGCTACGTGCACTACATGCAGCACGACACCCGGGTCTGCGTCGCCGACCCGGAGAACTCCTGTTTCTTCGACGGCTGGACCCGCCACGACCCCGAGGCCGGCTCCGACTGCGGCTCGCGGATCGAGGGCATCGGCCGGCCCCGGATGGAGCCCAGCTTCGTGCCGGGTGCCATCGACCGCATGATGAAGGTGCCCGACGCGGCGAGCGTCGCCGCCGTCCGCGCCCTGGAGACGGCGATCGGCCGCAAGGCCGGCGGTTCCACCGGCACCGGCCTGTGGAGCGCGCTGAAGATCATCGCCCAGATGGTCGCCGAGAAGCGCACCGGCAGCGTCGTCACCCTGATCTGCGACCCGGGCGAGCGCTACCTCGACAAGTACTACTCGGACGCGTGGCTGGCCGAGCAGGGCCTCGACATCACGCCGTACGCGGCCACTATCGAGCGCTTCCTGGCGACGGGCGTCTGGCCGGAGTGAGCCGCCGCTCCAGGTTGCGCATCGCGTCCCGGAAGGACTTGCCGACGCCCGGCCTCGCCAGCCGCATCGCCAGCCGGCAGGGGCCGTTCCCGTCGACGGCCATGGTCCAGCGGACCCGGGTGCCGTCCGCCGTGGGGGAGAGCGCCCACTCCTCCAGGAGGGCGGACAGTCCGGGGACGTTGGTCTCGTCGACCCGATAGGCATAGCGGGCGGCCGGATCGGTCGCCAGGATCGTCTCGCGGAACTCCACCCCGCCCCGCAGCCGGACCGTCCGTCCCGCCCCGCCGTCGGTGGGCGTGGCGGACGTGACGGCGCCGAACCACGCGGGCGTGCTGGCCAGTTCCACCGCCAGCGACCGGTACACCGCCGCCGGCGGGGCGGCGAGTCCGGTGCTGAACACCAGGCGCAGCGGAGCGGACGCGGCGAAGTCGAGCTCCACCGGCCTCAGTCGGCGTGCCATGGGCCGTACCTCCCGTCGGGCGGGTCCTGGATCCGGACCCCTCACCGTAGCTGACAACCCGTCAGTCGCGCAGCAGTCCGTCCAGCGCCCGCCCGAACAACACCCGTCCCGCGAGCGCCAGTACGGGATCGAAGAGGGCCGGCACCCCGCGCAGGCTCAGTTCCTCCACCCACACCACCCGGCTGCCGGCGGCCCCGCCGGCCGCCGCCGTCCCGGCCGCCGCCGTCCCGGCCGCCGCGACGCCCGACACCTCGAACGAGGCCTCGCCCCGCACCGCCCGCCCCAGCTTCACCAGCCGGCACACCCCCGTGCGGCCCGGCGCGGGCGGTTCGAAGACCACGACCTCCATCGGGTCGTCGAAGGCGAACCGCCCCACCCCGGTCCGCGCCGTGAACCGCGTGCCCACCGCGTCCGGCCCCGGCGTGAGCACCGTCGTCCGCGTGAACGGGACCTGCGCGCCGTGCGCCGGCCAGTCCGTCAGCCGCCGCCACACCTCCTCGGGCGGCAGCGCCACGGTGCGCTCCACCCGGAACCGGCCGGGGCGGGCCCCACCCGGACCGGCCGCGCCCTCACTCCGCGCCCTCACTCCGCCTCCTCGCCCGCCACCACGAGCCCCGGCAGCCGCTCCGCCATCTCCTCGCGCACCTCCGGCGACAGACCCCGGTCCGTCACCAGGGCGTCCACCTCGTCCAGCGTCGCGAAGGAACTCAGCCCCACCGTCCCCCACTTGGTGTGGTCCGCGACCACCACCACCCGCCGGGCCGCGTGCACCAGCCGCCGGTTGGTCTCGGCCTCGGCCAGGTTCGGCGTCGACAGGCCGGCCTCCACCGAGATGCCGTGCACCCCCAGGAACAGCGCGTCGAAGTGCAGCGAGCGGATCGCCTGGTCGGCCACCGGCCCCACCAGCGCGTCCGACGGCGTGCGCACCCCTCCGGTCAGCACCACCGTCGCCGCCCCCGGCCGGGCCTCCCCGCCGGAGCCCGAGTGCTGCGCCTCGTAGAAGACGTCCGCGACCCGCACCGAGTTGGTCACCACCGTCAGGTCCGGCACGTCCAGCAGGTGCCGGGCCAGCGCGTACGTGGTCGTCCCGCCCGAAAGGGCGATCGCCGTCCCCGGCCTGACCATCGCGGCCGCCGCCCGGGCGATCTCCTCCTTCGCGCCGAGCTCCAGCGCCGACTTCGCCTCGAACCCCGGCTCGTGGCTGCTCGCCTCGACCACCGGCACCGCCCCGCCGTGCACCTTCGCGACCACACCCTGCCGGGCCAGCGCGTCCAGGTCCCGGCGGACCGTCATGTCGGAGACGTTGAGACGGCGGGTCAGCTCGTTGACCCGGACGCCTCCGCGCCGCCGCACCTCGTCGAGAATCAGGGCGCGCCGCTGTTCCGCGAGGAGGTTTTGATTGTCGCTCACCGCCGGGGCCGGTCCTTTCCGTAGGGAATAGGGGAGAGATGGGGAAAGGGTAGAAGGGGTGTCGGAATCCGGGAGGGCCGTGCCGAGGGCCCGGCCGTCCGCGATCCTGGTGCTGCCGTCGAATCCTCCCACTCAGAGAGCGAGTCACCGAAGTGTCCCCTGCCACACCCGACCCGAAGAGCGGGGGTGCGGCGCTCGAACTGCTCGTCCACGGCGTGGGCGGGGCCACCGCGGCCGACATGCTGGACGACCCGCGCACCGCACGGGTCACCGGCGACCGGACGGCCGCGATGTACCGCCGCAGGGACGATCTCGACGCCGAGGACCACCCCGAGCGCTACGCCGAACGCCCCGTACCCGAGGCCTACTGCTGGTCCAACCTCACCTCCGGCAACGGAGCGCGCGCCCTGTGGCTGCTGCTCCTGCCGTTCATGGTCGCCAACCTCGCCCACTGGATGCGCCCGCCCACCGAGGGCCGCGCCCGACTCGTCCGCCTCTACGGCGTCCTCGTCCGGCTCGTCGCGCTGACCCTCA from Streptomyces showdoensis includes these protein-coding regions:
- a CDS encoding SAM-dependent methyltransferase → MTHDDLPPRLGSGLTFHGPLSEARAARFVERLAAVSPGTVLDIGCGQGELLLRVLDAVPGAKGVGIDIDGAELALGRELAAGRGLAERVAYVEESAVGTPHGPADAVLCLGSGQALCEGDSYDLPVILRELRRLVRPGGRVILGEGFWQRTPTEADLAVMWPGAHADDHTPLATLVDLAIEAGFRPLWTETASQEEWEEFESGYRHDAELWLATHPDHPQADELRTRVDRQRSAWLGYRTVLGIAYLTLVPVG
- a CDS encoding DUF4865 family protein; amino-acid sequence: MHAMQYEITLPADYDMGIIRERVATRGHLLDDFPGLGLKAYLMRERADGSPVQQYAPFYLWSTPEGMNSFLWGPGFQGIVNDFGRPVVRHWAGLAYEEGPAAPRAPRTATRRTTPLGEGIAPGEAVAEAVRRHAEEAGAEGVVCSALAVDPRHWELLSFTLWAGTEAPAGAGERFQVLHLSAPGRSALRTGRLW
- a CDS encoding TetR/AcrR family transcriptional regulator, which gives rise to MYSPRMTASSTSERLIEATRELLWERGYVGTSPKAIQQAAGAGQGSMYHHFTGKPDLALAAIRRTAGELRAAAERILGGEGSAYARIEAYLLREREVLRGCPVGRLTMDPDVIADAELRAPVDETLDWLRGRLADVVREGLDSGELSGPLRPEELAATVVATVQGGYVLARAAGSPAAFDTAVRGLLALLAPRTR
- a CDS encoding SHOCT domain-containing protein, translating into MNTLAHAGPGPWVLFFPLVWAAVIVTAVTVLRRFGPRRRRGPWGPRVDERSPIALLGHRFAAGEIDEDEYWRRLTVLEEQFGRASGEKGRRS
- a CDS encoding ABC transporter ATP-binding protein: MSTLTQAGTAAAARVVDAVKVYGGGDTEVRALDGVSVDFPAGRFTAIMGPSGSGKSTLMHCAAGLDGLTSGSALIGDTDLSALDDRRLTLLRRERIGFVFQAFNLLPTLTVAENITLPLDLAGTAPDRSRLDALIDAVGLRDRLHHRPGELSGGQQQRVAVARAFAGSPDVVFADEPTGNLDSRSGEEVLRLLGDTVRRTGRTVVMVTHDPVAAAHADEVVFLADGRLVDRIERPTPDVVLDRMKSLDPRDRRGAAT
- a CDS encoding ABC transporter permease, which gives rise to MTTLRLSLASLRAHRRRFLGTFAAVLLGVAFLTGTLVMGDTLRGSFDTLFADANRGTDAVVRSAGVVTVAGEAQGTRRPVDAALAERIARVPGVAAAVPRIEGAGQLVGADGEPVGGQGPPTLAGYWIQDPRLNPYALAEGRAPQRSGEVVVNRGAAKAGGLTLGSTTVLRTPDPVRVTVVGLATFGGADGMGQVTYAGLTRADAEKYLTPKAGDASDILVRAGPGLSQRELVDALTPVLPAGVEALTGQQATEESNASVSGRFLTLFTTFLLVFSGVALLVSVFSIHNTFAIVVAQRTRENALLRALGAARRQVLVMTLTEAVAVAVLASGAGLLGGIGVAAGLQALFPAVGFPFPEGDLVVKGLSLALPFAVGLAVCVGSALLPAVRAGRTAPLAALRETAVDHSAASRPRTAAGAVLLALAVGLALAGVLGPPSLWLAGTGAVLALVAFVVLGPAAATYAVRILGGPLRGANRRIARRNALRSPRRTAATATALMIGVAVVSLFTVFGASLKATMDRSVARSFAGDVAVSAPSFGAGGSGLSPRLGPAVAALPEVETAVGLGRGVAEVDGRGRALTVTDPAALARTFDLGTVRGSLDGLGTDGLAVAAAEAERYGLAPGRTAVLAFADGTRRTFTVRAVYQQSELAGDYVLTRAAWAPHRTQDADRLVAVTFRDGVSTDSGKAAVERVAERYGDPEVQTRDAYAESSAAGIDMMLTLVYALLALAVLIALLGIANTLTLAVHERTRELGLLRAVGQTRSQLRAMVRWESVLIAAFGTAGGLLLGGFLGWVLVRASDGASDSAFVFALPPAQLATVAAVGLAAGATAAWRPARRAVRLDVLRAIATE
- a CDS encoding ATP-binding protein produces the protein MISEPSRYCTVELQALPSRIGQVRRIVSAQLRHWQLDALIDLAALGVTELLTNVHRHAQPDKTCTVEVELLLDRLTVSVRDRDPRIPDLGEPAGADDEFATSGRGLAIIEAMSESWGVRPHGDSGKVVWFTLQAPPSPVADTPRSHVVYGATTAGPLQSPALVP
- a CDS encoding PLP-dependent cysteine synthase family protein, which encodes MTSTDDIARSAMTTIDVDRSDPGYRSWLKEAVRKVHADANRSADTHLLRFPLPERWGIDLYLKDESTHPTGSLKHRLARSLFLYGLCNGWIRPGAPVIEASSGSTAVSEAYFAKLIGVPFIAVMPRTTSPEKCRLIEFHGGQCHFVDDSRTMYDEAAALAERTGGHYMDQFTYAERATDWRGNNNIAESIYQQLKLERYPEPAWIVATAGTGGTSATIARYVHYMQHDTRVCVADPENSCFFDGWTRHDPEAGSDCGSRIEGIGRPRMEPSFVPGAIDRMMKVPDAASVAAVRALETAIGRKAGGSTGTGLWSALKIIAQMVAEKRTGSVVTLICDPGERYLDKYYSDAWLAEQGLDITPYAATIERFLATGVWPE
- a CDS encoding SRPBCC family protein, whose translation is MARRLRPVELDFAASAPLRLVFSTGLAAPPAAVYRSLAVELASTPAWFGAVTSATPTDGGAGRTVRLRGGVEFRETILATDPAARYAYRVDETNVPGLSALLEEWALSPTADGTRVRWTMAVDGNGPCRLAMRLARPGVGKSFRDAMRNLERRLTPARRPSPGSAR
- a CDS encoding SRPBCC family protein; translation: MRARSEGAAGPGGARPGRFRVERTVALPPEEVWRRLTDWPAHGAQVPFTRTTVLTPGPDAVGTRFTARTGVGRFAFDDPMEVVVFEPPAPGRTGVCRLVKLGRAVRGEASFEVSGVAAAGTAAAGTAAAGGAAGSRVVWVEELSLRGVPALFDPVLALAGRVLFGRALDGLLRD
- a CDS encoding DeoR/GlpR family DNA-binding transcription regulator, translating into MSDNQNLLAEQRRALILDEVRRRGGVRVNELTRRLNVSDMTVRRDLDALARQGVVAKVHGGAVPVVEASSHEPGFEAKSALELGAKEEIARAAAAMVRPGTAIALSGGTTTYALARHLLDVPDLTVVTNSVRVADVFYEAQHSGSGGEARPGAATVVLTGGVRTPSDALVGPVADQAIRSLHFDALFLGVHGISVEAGLSTPNLAEAETNRRLVHAARRVVVVADHTKWGTVGLSSFATLDEVDALVTDRGLSPEVREEMAERLPGLVVAGEEAE